In one Solanum lycopersicum chromosome 11, SLM_r2.1 genomic region, the following are encoded:
- the LOC101255460 gene encoding U-box domain-containing protein 13, with the protein MGEEDKGEVAKKLIEIVNDISSISDYRISVKKQFCNLARRLKLLTPMFEEIRDSKEKLPIESMKSLISLKEALESAKELLKFGSEGSKIYLVLEMEHIMNKFQELTSKLEQALNGIYYEKLEISDEVKEQVALVLSQFRRAKGRVETPDAELHEDLLSLYSRSNDAAVDHDVLRRLVDKLQLTELDDLKQESLALHEMVIATDGDPEERIEKMSMLLKKIKDFVQTENPNIDSYGRDKSSNISGQASADGSQKAPVIPDDFRCPISLELMTDPVIVSTGQTYERSCIEKWLEAGHSTCPKTQQALTSKSLTPNYVLRSLIAQWCEANGIEPPKRPGSAPPKKSASACTPAEHSMIENLLRKLKSGSPEEARSAAGEIRLLAKRNTDNRVAIAEAGAIPLLVHLLSTPDSRTQEHAVTALLNLSICENNKGHIVTSGAVPGIVHVLRKGSMEARENAAATLFSLSVIDENKVTIGSSGAIPPLVALLSEGTQRGKKDAATALFNLCIYQGNKGRAIRAGVVPTLMLLLTKPQGGMVDEALAILAILSSHPEGKAAIGAADAVPVLVDVIANGSPRNKENAAAVLVHLCSGDQHHLVEAQRLGLIGPLMDLVQNGTERGRRKATQLLERMNRLAEQTKQPQAQAESQTQNQVSRSPASSTNAIES; encoded by the exons ATGGGAGAAGAAGATAAAGGAGAAGTAGCTAAAAAGTTGATTGAAATAGTTAATGATATATCGAGCATATCGGATTATAGAATTTCTGTGAAGAAACAGTTCTGTAATTTAGCTCGAAGGCTCAAGTTGTTGACTCCAATGTTCGAAGAGATTCGTGATAGCAAAGAGAAATTACCCATTGAATCTATGAAATCGTTGATTTCATTAAAAGAAGCTCTTGAATCTGCCAAGGAATTGCTCAAATTTGGTAGCGAAGGCAGTAAGATTTATCTG GTGCTAGAAATGGAGCATATCATGAATAAATTTCAAGAGCTGACATCCAAGCTTGAACAAGCTTTGAATGGAATTTATTATGAAAAGCTTGAAATATCCGACGAAGTTAAGGAACAG GTTGCACTTGTCCTTTCTCAGTTCCGAAGAGCCAAAGGAAGGGTTGAAACACCTGATGCTGAACTGCATGAAGATTTGCTGTCTCTTTATAGCAGGAGTAATGACGCCGCTGTAGATCATGATGTCCTAAGGAGGTTAGTTGATAAGCTACAGCTGACCGAGTTAGATGACCTTAAACAAGAATCACTAGCTTTGCATGAAATGGTCATTGCTACTGATGGGGATCCTGAGGAGAGAATTGAGAAGATGTCAATGCTACTGAAGAAAATTAAGGACTTTGTACAGACTGAGAATCCAAACATTGATTCTTATGGAAGAGATAAGTCTTCAAATATTAGTGGACAAGCATCTGCAGACGGAAGCCAGAAGGCCCCAGTTATACCGGATGATTTTCGTTGCCCTATTTCCTTGGAGTTGATGACAGATCCCGTCATTGTTTCAACTGGACAG ACCTATGAACGTTCTTGTATTGAGAAGTGGCTGGAAGCTGGACATAGCACTTGTCCCAAGACTCAACAAGCCCTCACAAGCAAATCTCTGACACCCAACTATGTGTTGCGTAGCCTTATAGCACAGTGGTGTGAAGCGAATGGGATTGAACCACCTAAAAGACCAGGTAGTGCTCCACCTAAAAAGTCTGCATCTGCATGCACTCCTGCTGAGCACTCGATGATAGAGAATCTCCTGAGAAAGCTCAAATCTGGCAGCCCCGAAGAGGCACGTTCTGCTGCAGGTGAAATCCGCCTTCTTGCTAAGCGTAATACTGATAATCGTGttgcaatagctgaagctggtgCCATTCCTCTGCTAGTCCATCTTCTATCCACACCAGATTCTCGAACTCAAGAGCATGCTGTTACAGCACTTCTCAACCTTTCCATATGTGAGAATAATAAAGGACACATCGTAACTTCAGGGGCAGTGCCTGGTATTGTTCATGTACTCAGGAAGGGGAGCATGGAAGCACGTGAAAATGCAGCAGCCACCCTTTTCAGCCTTTCAGTTATCGATGAAAATAAGGTCACCATTGGTTCTTCAGGAGCGATTCCTCCGCTTGTGGCGTTACTAAGTGAAGGTACACAAAGGGGAAAGAAAGACGCAGCTACAGCACTTTTCAATCTATGCATTTATCAAGGGAACAAGGGCAGGGCAATAAGGGCTGGAGTTGTACCTACATTGATGCTGCTGCTCACAAAACCTCAAGGTGGTATGGTTGATGAAGCACTTGCTATATTAGCAATCTTGTCAAGTCATCCAGAAGGGAAGGCAGCTATCGGAGCTGCAGACGCGGTTCCTGTTTTGGTAGACGTGATCGCAAATGGTTCTCCCAGAAACAAAGAAAATGCTGCTGCAGTTTTAGTACACCTCTGCTCTGGGGACCAACATCATCTGGTCGAAGCACAGCGACTTGGTTTGATAGGTCCTTTGATGGATTTAGTACAAAATGGAACCGAAAGAGGCAGAAGGAAAGCTACCCAACTGCTTGAAAGAATGAACAGACTTGCTGAGCAGACAAAACAGCCCCAGGCGCAAGCCGAGTCTCAAACTCAAAACCAGGTCTCGCGGTCACCAGCCTCATCAACTAATGCCATTGAGAGTTGA
- the LOC101256250 gene encoding dof zinc finger protein DOF5.1, translated as MAFSSFPIYLDHPNLHHLQQQPDHHQQGNPGLDNPQLLPPPTQVGGGPGSIRPGSMVNRARIAKLPLPEAGLKCPRCDSSNTKFCYFNNYSLSQPRHFCKNCRRYWTRGGALRNVPVGGGCRRNKRNKSSSNNNSAKSGGGGGLMGNSNNASTSGIPSINCSMEMIGHHFSQSSTQFTSLMGAFQNLNNYGGGLIQPPTHQLVGEMGFQIGSNNLLPSLVASNNFEHPTNLYPNFQNEGTTTTTTTTIEASNGVTQQVKMEDNNRQGMNSSTKQFLGTLENNNQYWDVANANANANVNSWIGFSSDLNNNSLSTTNHLL; from the exons atggctttctcttcttttccaatCTATTTAGATCATCCTAATTTGCACCAT TTACAACAACAGCCAGATCATCATCAACAAGGAAACCCTGGACTTGACAATCCTCAGCTCCTTCCACCACCCACTCAGGTGGGTGGCGGGCCGGGCTCAATCAGACCAGGTTCAATGGTCAATCGAGCCCGAATAGCCAAGCTTCCGTTGCCGGAAGCTGGGCTAAAGTGTCCGAGGTGTGATTCCTCGAACACTAAGTTTTGTTACTTCAACAACTACAGCCTCTCCCAACCGCGCCATTTCTGTAAGAATTGTCGCCGTTATTGGACAAGAGGGGGTGCCTTGAGAAATGTGCCGGTGGGAGGTGGCTGTAGGaggaataaaagaaataaaagcagcagcaacaacaatagCGCAAAATCAGGAGGCGGAGGAGGACTAATGGGTAATTCTAATAATGCTTCAACAAGTGGAATTCCTTCAATTAATTGTAGCATGGAAATGATTGGTCACCACTTTTCACAATCATCTACTCAATTCACATCACTTATGGGTGCTTTCCAAAACCTAAATAATTATGGAGGAGGATTAATTCAACCTCCTACTCATCAATTAGTTGGTGAAATGGGATTTCAAATAGGGAGTAACAATTTATTACCATCTTTGGTAGCTTCTAACAACTTTGAGCATCCAACAAATTTGTACCCTAATTTTCAAAATGAAGgtactactactactacaacTACAACTATTGAAGCATCAAATGGGGTTACTCAACAAGTGAAAATGGAGGATAATAATAGACAAGGTATGAATTCATCAACTAAACAATTTTTGGGTACtcttgaaaataataatcaatattGGGATGTTGCAAATGCAAATGCAAATGCAAATGTAAATTCTTGGATAGGGTTTTCTAGTGATCTCAATAATAACTCCCTTAGTACTACCAACCATCTTCTATGA